CAAGAGGTTTATTCCACTGTAGATAGGTGGGAGTTCAGGGAAAGACCACAACAACCAGTACATTCTGCCTTTGAAAATTTGTCATCGCGTAAGAGTACCGATGGCTCACAGGCGACAAAACCTGTGGTAAGTTGCATGCTTCGGTCTCCATAAACTGTGCTCACATTTCTAGGTTACTGCTCAGCTCAAGAAACTCGAAAGTTTCACggtaaataaaattattgttgCCGTGCAAACTATATATCTTGGAAGGGTCATCAACTTTGCATATAGTGATAGTTCGGTCGATTATCGTGATCGGATCACCATGAATGAAACATTCAATGATGACGATTTAGATCGGGTTGTGcatctttctcaaattgGATTTTCCTACACCGAAGATGAACCTTGTGAGTATTCATTCACCGTATAAAACTACCTTCTAACATTCTTTAGGTTTACAGGTTGCGTTGTCCCCAAGTACTTGCTCACTGGTGCAGATAAGAAATGACGGAAAGGTCAAATGGAAGCAATTAGACTATCATTTGGGAGATATTGGGTCAACGATGGAACACCGTATGTTGATGAATCGGTTGTCAAAAAGGAGCCAAATGCTAATAAGACATAGCACGTTATGCCGCAATGATAGCTGCTCTATCCATATCATGTTCTACATCAGTCATTATGTCTATAAACTATGACGACATAATTGCTACTGCACACAATCTCGCAGAAACGAAAGACAGTAAGTTCTTTGGTGGGCTGGATAAATTTTGTTTATCGACTGACCTGTTCTAGACCTTGCATATGATTGGCTCAATGAACTAGCTAAAATTCTGAAGATTATTGCTGATTATTCGGAAGAAGCACATTATGATGTATTAATACGGAATACCATGATACAATTGTGTCTTAGCATTCAGAATTCGCTAGGCTTCACAGGCGAATTCAATGCTCGTAAATTTGCTGGAAAATTCTCATGGCTCGTTTTACAGTTGCGGAATACTGTTGTGCTTGTCACTATGGCTGCAAACATGAAAGTCCCCGGTCCAACTCATGATACGAAGTCAACGCCCCTCGATGATCCAGGTATGCAACACTTCCGTCTCGATTTCTCAAAAGCTAACAAGATCTCTAGAGGTAATCACTGCCCTTGCCGGTTCTGTTCGCTGGGTTTTAGATCTTATGGCCTGGATAACCGACACTCTCCTCGAACTTCCCAGCACCCTTCCAGAAGATCTATCCGTAACAAATCCCACCAAACTCTCACTCCCAGAACTTCTTGCCTACCTTCATGCCACCAACAACGTAACCCTCCACCTCCTGCTTTCTTCTCCTACCCGTGGTTTCCTTACTGCTATCTGTCGCCGCCTCCAACATCTTGACTACGTAGCTCGGAAAGCCATCGCAACAAACACCAACCACCCGAACCAAGCAGGACAAGGGCAGCAAAGTATTTCCCCGACACTGAGAGCCGCTTATGTACAAATTGCCAACTTGACGAGTAATTGCATCGTCCGTATCAAAACATTCGAAGCCCTTCTCTCATCCCTAACCTCCTCAATCAAATCCGCATACGCAAATCATAAACCCCCTCTAGCAGGAAACACAAATAATAGCACAGGTCCTTCGCGCAATAATCTCGAAATAAAAATGCTTCTAGGCGGCGAAATCCCCACAGCATTTAAAGCAGTTATCATCGATCTCTTCAGAGGAGTACAAGATAACGAACCTAAAACTCAAAACGATTTGGGGGCCAATGCAGCAGCACCCGGTTACTTATCTAGCGTTCGTCTAGAAATCGATCCTGCAAATCTGTGGTTTGCAGATTTCACGATGTTGGAAGTggacgaggatgaggaatCGGTGGCGAAGAGAAAGGGCTCAGGGGTTACGATGGATTGTTTCAGGAAAACTTGGCTGATCAACCCTCCCTCAACTTCCTCTAAATCATCTTTGAACAAAGCgattgagaatggaaacTCGGTGGATAAGGATAATTCACTACCAACGATTCAGGGGATGCCTACACCGCAAGGAGCAGGGGGCAGTGGTAATACAAATGGCAATGCCAACGGCAATGCAAATGGGGGACACGGAAGTGGAAATACAACAAAGCGCTGGAGAAGATGTGCAAGATGCGCATCGGTCATGGAAGATGTGTTGAGTCAGAGACCGGCGTTACAGTGGTTGGTTATGCAGCAGAGAAGATGTTTTTGTGGAGGCTATTGGGATACACTTGTTAATGGGGAGATGGTCGCGTAGAACTTGAGATTGGAACATGGTAAAGTGTGCGATGGAGCGGGGAGGATAGAAGAGAAATGAGAGAGGGcgaagaaatgaaggaacggaaaaggagaaggaaagagcTGTGAGGTTGTGGAAATTGTAGGAATTGGCTGCGATGGATGCGTAAATGGATGGTTAGATAACTGCTTGACTGGCCATAGGCGAGAACCTAAATTGTGTTTTATTtaacaagaaaaaagaggaCATATGTATAATgtatagtaatatatatatatatgcacataTTGATCTTCTCTCCTTTATCATATTACAACATCCAAAATCTCATTTTCGTGTTCGAATAAATTCCTGAATTGTTGATTATTCTACCATTAACAACCAATTGAACTAAACTAGGATTATCATGATATAAAAAAGGGATTCCAAATTACCAATAAAGCTTTAGGATGGTTCCAATTCCCCCGACCAGAAGTGTCTtacattcaaaatcataattTACCATTCGGCAACAAAACTTGAAAGGAAATCTGTTGACCTCCCCTCTCATGTTGTAACCAGCCCGTAAACTTCCGTTGCGTCGCATCACGTTACACTGCATTACAGAAAATCATTACCTTTCCCACCCCATCTATCTTGgttcatcccatcccccaCCATATTTACActctccattccattccactcCATCCCAAACCCCACCCCAAGGGCTCCTAAGGTAAATTGAAACCCCCATTTACCGCATCCGCTAGCTCACTTGTTCCCGGTCTATTCATCGCGTATCTCTCATAAGAATCAATGTACAATTCATCTGCACTGGTCGTCGCCTTGACAAACTCGTTATTCTCAATCGCATCAAACCAGATCGCCCAACGACTACCCGGTTGCGGATCTTGCCAATCTCGATAATGCTTAAGAACACGACGGCAACGGAGAATCCATGGTGCAAAATGAACATCGGTATAAGTGAGCGTTGGACCGAGAAAAAATGGACCCTGAGGATCGCATACGTCTACAATCTGAGAGATTTCATCGCGAAGTTTTGCGGTCAATTCTTCTTGCTTTTCATAGTTTTGTGATTGGAGGAGTGCGTAGAATGTGGGGACAATTTTACGATCCATCTAGATAGCTGTTAATGGATTGGACGAAAGAAAAGGATTAGGACAACATACGTGGTCGGCCCAAAGTCTGCTATGAGCTTTAGCTCGCGCATCCTGGGGAAATAGAGGTGGGCCGGTTTGAAGGTCTTCGATCTGTAAGATGTTAGATGGTTGCCATATGATTATCGAAGACTAAGAGCTGCTTGAAATCCAGTATGGAAGAGCGAGAAAGTGGAAGGCTTACGTATTCCATCAAAACAGTACTTTCACCACAGCCCCAATCTCCATGACGAATAGCAGGAACCAATCCTCTGGGATTGACCTCTAACAAAGATTGAGGCTTTTTGTATGGATCAActtcaatatattgatactGAATACCTTTGGCTTCTAAAGCAATCCAAACTCGTTGAACAAAAGGGCTGGCACAGAATGTTAGTTCAGTGCGGGTTCTTACTGATATTGTATGGATTTTATGTAAAGTGAACTTACCAAAAGCAACTGCCAAATAGCTTCAAATCATTCTCCTTGGTATGTTTCTTCACGGTACTCAAGGCTAGACCACTGGCTCTCTTGTGATAAGTTTTCTGTTCACAAGTTGTGTCAGTCATTTTCTAACATAGGTGCAACTATTGCTTCTAACCAAAGGAATGAGAGTGAGATTTTCTGGGTGAACATTCATGCTCCGAAGGTATTCAAcgctataaaaaaaaaaggcaaGTGAGGCTTGATATTATGTATTCACACATCACGCCACGAGAAGGAGTGAAGTAGAAAAGGGTAATCGAGGCCCAAGGATCGTGGCTGCATTTCTTGAGATTGCATTTCCCCATGTGGTATGTGCTGGAAAGTAATACTGATAAAAACTAGAGAATCTTACCTGGGTCTTTTTGTCCTCCTTCTCTCGCTTTtggagaaatcgaagaatacTGTTCTTTTTGATCTCATCACTTCTCGCCAGATCATGCTTGTGAGGTCCCGCAACGCCATCACCCTTGCCATTGCCCCCGTTTCCATTGACACGCTGGATTTCATAGTATCGCTGGCCTGTGGCGCCTGGATGATTTGGcgggatattgatattgttgagaGGAAGGGCaaattgttgttgatgaggtCCAGCTTGCGCAAAAAAGTTGTTCGCTTGGGATGGATCTGCCGATGCGCCTCCATCTGGTTGAAAATCTGCCCGTAACATAGCACCCGGGAAGTACTCTGtgatcttgattttgacatCGCAAAGATCTCTTTCTCGCGCAGTGCGCTTTCGCTTCTTTTTGTTTGGATCATCGGATTTGGCAGTTCCTGGCGGCCTACCTTTGAGACGACAATCCCAGTAGTGAGAAACAAATGGCTTGCGCTTGTACTTTTGAGTCGACCGATGAGAGTAAACGTTGTCGACATGAGGAAAATACGTATTATACCTGAAGTTGAATCAATCAGCAAAAGTCCACTTCCAGATTTGAGTTGATGAACTTACTCTTCTTCACTCAAAGTGATCATCTcattgacattgaataaCTTCTCTCTCCATGCCGCCAAATCTGGAGGATTGGGCACAATCTTGTGAGAATGATGTCCAATGCTTTTCTGATCTGTTTCATCGGGTGTGCCAAATAAATTATCATCTTGCTGCAAATCTTGGGGCAAACCTTGCTGCAATCTGCCGATTGGGttatgatgaagagaaggaCCTGCAGTCAAGATTCCGAATTGTCCTGGTCCAGGATGTTGCTGTTGAGGGGTATGGGGGCTGCCATTATTTTGAATGCTATTTTGAAGTCCAGTATTTTGAATGCCAGGATTCTGGACATGCATTTGAGGGTGTCCATTATTTCTTTCGAAAGGGATTGGAGAAGGATACTGATGAGCAATAGGATGTCCTGCATTTGGATCCTGCAAGCTTCTCAAGTCTGGGTGATAGACAGAATTGTTATCATCTTGGACCAAGCCCGACAGATCGAGTCCTGCCTGGGATGTAAGAGTGTGGTGGTGAAGATGAGGTTGGCCATGCTGGAGAGCTTGTTCTGCTTGTGGCTGCAATTGTCTGTATGTTGTGGGTATCTGCTGGTGAAGACCTGAATTAACTTGATCCATTCTGAAAAGCAGCACGGAACATGCGTGTTTGGAAACACAACACTCGCTGCTTTACTGTAATATGATGCTTTGGTGCGTCGCCGCTATCCGACCTAGTTTTGATTGTCAGAGTGGAGTTTTGTAAGCCAGAACTAAAGAAGTAAAGTGATGTTACAGCCCTGGCTCAAGCCTGGCTATTGAAGGTGCACGGTTCAGGGAAGGTCTTGCCCGGGGTTTGGTTAATCTTCGGGCCGTCTTCCCCTTCCAAGACTGCGGTACAAATGTGAGATCTTACCATCGTACGGTCCAAAAGCACAAGGGCAAATTCTTATATACAGGATCTATGTATCAAGCATACTTCAAAGTCATGATTCGCTTTACGGTTCTAGAGGGGCAGCCATACAAGACATATTCATTGCAGTCTATCCCTCTTGACACTGCGGTTTCTTAGCCATTACAGTATGGGTATCTTTCATTCCCAAATCTTTCCAAAAAGCACCAAACTCCATTCCATATAACTCAAAAGTCTACCATCCGAAACCCTCAGCATGCAGGAAAATGCCTTGAGCTCCAGTCCCCTTATGAACAGCCCTATCATTGCTACATTTCGCTACCGTAGTCCTCACATTACTACTCAATCCAAGTGGTCCACAAACAGCAATCCCAGTTTCCCCCTCGGCTTTCACTAATAGTTCGCCCAAAAGAGGATGGAAGTCGGGTCTCCCACTCTGGAAGATGGCGCATGGCAAAACTGATGATCGAGTTCCTGAAGTAATACTAGAAGCACTTGTGACTTTCGGCTTGGCGCTGATTTTAGTGCCCTTTTCGTCGATAGATGTGATCTCATCGTCATCAGTATCAGCATTGACGGATATACAGCAGCAAGGACCAAGACTTTTGTCGCAAGCACAGCAATTGGCTTCTGTATTGTTATCTCCGGTTGTAAAGTTGTTGTCACAGGTTACGTGGATTCGAATTGTGAGCTCAATTCCAACGGCGTCAAGCTTCTCGGCTGCTGATGCGAGTTCGTCTGCAATCCAAGATGTCCATGaagtatttttgattatcCAAACGAAGACGATGCGCTGAACTGGAAGTAGGGTGCTTTGTGCACGAGTTGCAATGTCTAGGAGGATCGGAAGCGTATAGGTTGTGCCAGTTGAACCTGATATGAGAAGAACAGTGTCGAAAGCAGCATAATCAACAGTATTACCATATGGTCCATCAATTCGGGCTTTCCATGGCAAATTCGATGCTGGCGAATTTTCTGCTGCGTATAACAGGCGACCCGTGAATCCCTTGTGTGCTTTAAGCAAGAAGACCAGCTTGCCATTGTGTGATGATGGTATGGAAGCAATTGTTGCTGGATGAGATTGTCCGATTCCAAGTTGAGGTATTGAGAGGAGAACATGAGAGCCAGGGCTCCACTTCTTGACAGCTTTGCTTTCGACACAAACCCGAGTAACGCCACCTTCTAAAACTGTCAACGTTGCTGTTGGGGTGCGAACGTTGTTCCAAGCATATCTCCCGGTACGAATTATCCTGTCGATCATGTATAAAGCAATCGGGATATAAATGTAAACTCGAGAGTATAAAGCGGTATCGGGAAGATGCATCATAACGGCAATGATGAATCCGAAAAAAGTGATGATGTGCTGGATCACAAAGAACTCATAAGAGAAATTCCTAATGGGCGCGCAAGTGCTAATATTCATCCATAGCAGCATGGCGTATGCTCCCCAGCCAGTTGGAATGCACGAATCGGTAGAATATTCCAGAGGTCCTAAGTCAGATGCATTCCAAGCCAAGTGAAGGAAAATCACGTGCAATGTAACAAGAAACAGAAGGATCCTTGAAGTCCATCGGTGAACAACGTTCAAACGTTCATATGAGATACCACTGACAAGTCCTAGTGGACTGTTCTTTCCAGCTAGGAGTATTAATAGAGGGACTTGTGCAACAGCCAGCCAGGATGCGCGAACGCCCAATGAAGTAAAGTGTTGAGCCCCCGGAACGTTGTTGTTCGCAAACTCGAGGATGATGACCCACACTAGATGTAATACCAAGAGCATAACAGTTCCAAGAGGAGGAATCCTGAAGTACTTCACTGCAATTGCATTGTGTGGTATGAATTGGGAATACGATGCTTCGCGGCCAATTGCTGTTATCGTAGCCAGCGATATCGTCAAAGGGTTGGATGGTGATGCTGGCCGTGCTTTATTCGATGCAGCTGCCCTCAACCTGTGAATTGTTAATGGCCGTAGCAGCAACACGTGAAGATGAGCTTACCTGAAAAATATAGTAATCTTCTGTGCGAAGTTGAAAAAAGCAGCTATGCCAATAACCGCACAGACTCCATACCAAAAATGTCTGGCAGCAGCATTTCCATCTATCTGAAAAACCGAATCATCCAATATTTCTCCCAAATAGTCTGCAGCTTGTGTCATGTTGGACAGCTCGAAGCCAGTAGCATTTAATGCTGAGCCATCTGTTGGTGCACCACCCATTGCCATGCCATCTGACATATCCATcttgaggatttgaagaattaaatagatattatataaagacaATTAACATGAGGGCGAGTCCTGCCCTTGAAATCGTGTAATGGTTGATGTACACAGCAACAACAGAGTACACGGCGTACAAAAGTGTCGGTAGAAAGAGACTTTGGGAAATGTCAAATAAACATCGCAAGTGTGTGATACAAAGTCTTATGGAAAAGTCAGAATCTGAATCTGGCGTTctgagagagaaaatggattGACAATTGAAACACGCTTGGTGGCATAGCGTGGGGACGTCGGTTTAAGAGGGGTTTGATCAAACAATGATAACCTTGCTCAAAGCAGGAAAGGTTATTTATGACCCACGTCAAACGATGGCTCTCAAGCTTACGACACCTGCCTCAACATTGGACTGGTGTCCTTTTGAGCTACTGAAGGTCGTTTGAATCGGGAACGGTGTTTTGCAGCAATAATCCGACTCACAGATAAAGAGAGAGCGTGTAGCGAAGTTTAATGAGTCTACACAACGGAAAACTTCGAACGAACCCCTTTCATATGAGAAAAATCAATCGCCAAGTGAGCCAAGAAGATTCTACTTGCACAATTGTTTCTCGAGGACCTGATAGCAAAAAGCTTGTCTCTGCTTTCTATGGTCCCCCAGAAAGCTTATCGTCCTAGCTGATCTTGTTACGGATTTCCAATTCGTGGGCGCCCACTTGTTTGGAAACTTTAACAGCGTTGGAGTCTGGGTTGAGCAAGAATGAGGGAGTTGTTGAAAATTCTAGGTTAgctccattccattccattccattaGAGGTGGCCGACTAGCCAGAATGATAACCGACCAAGCTTTGACCAATCCTATCTCGCGAATTGCGGATGGGTGGGACATCAGGTTATCTATCGAGCCTCAACTCTTGACTTCGCAATTGGTATCTGCCAAAAACGTTTGAACGATGGCATTTTAGGACAACAGGTGGTGGGGTTGGTCGGTCTTGTTCCTTGATAATGTACAGAAATGGCAATCCGAGATGTATCGGATTAGCCTGGGCGAATGAATCCGGTTTGACAGGTCCGAGATTCAAACGATATTCAGTTGAAGCAACGACGAGACTCACATTCTTGGATGAATATTGTTTGCAGCTGATTTTTAGCCCGCAATAACATCATTTTTGGAGCTATTGAATGCCTTTACTCATATCAGTGACCTGGGAGCTTTATGGTTCTTACAAGATCACTGTTTTGGTCTCAACTCCAATCGGAACAACGAAGTCATCAGTTACAGAGGAGCTTTTTAATTACTCGATTTTGCTATATTGATCAACCATTGCTATTGAACTTCGGGGTGTAAGTGCAGTCCTCCGGTTCGAAACATTTTCACAGGTTGTATATATTTTGCCTTTCCACGCAAGAATGGCAAATCGAGaaataaattacaaaaatcatAAGCCCGAGTACTAAGCTCTGAACTTTGCACACTGCTTCTGGTTCAGTTAACTAGTAGTGGATTGCAGTGCATGTATCGTTTTCTGAAAAgttaatttaaatattgGGGCAAACTACGCACTGGCAGTAATGAGGTCAAGATACACATCATCATGCCGAATAACGTTGTCTATGGTTACTGTTTCGTTGTCATTTATCGTTCTTCCAGAAGCTCCTCCTTGACCACATCATACATGAGAACTGCCATTCGTGGCCTCTCTAAAATCGTACTTCAAGAATCACGCCTCTAATCACCATATCCCATTCACACATTTGTATGGAACCTCACGATAAACAGCAATCTATCCTATAAAGTATGCAAACTTCTAGAGAAAGTCGGAGTGGTGTTTGATTCCTTTCAAGCAGGTTTCTCTTCAGAGCTGCAAGTTGTTACACCCAATACGAGAATATTCTTACTGCGATTTAGAAACATAATCTAATTTTCTTGGTATCATCAGTGTGAAAGACTCACTACTGTTTTTGCTATAGTTTTGTTGTCGTTTACCTTGTGAATGTTACTCTGGATGCGAGTCTTGGTTCATAAGCGACTGGGTTTGCATAATTATTGAAGTCTCTTGGGGATCTTTTGAAAACAATACCAGGTTTCTTGTGTGAATATCAAGAGATCCTGTAATTCTGATATCTGACGCTTCTTTCTCCAAGTTATAACTCTTTGGtcgaaagaaaagaaccttaaataagaatatttggTAACACTGAGCTCTGTATTCACTAGATGATAGCCAGCCAAGACATTCAAGTACCTGGAactatatttgaaattgcaCATAGGTCTCAGGGAAAATCAGAGATTTCGCTATCGATGCTGATAACTGTGTTGCGAAGAGAAAAGTAACGGTAGATAGTGTACCTTTTGAAACTTTGTGATAGATGTGGAGGGAAATGTTTTCTCTACCAATTTGATGGCtgagaattttgatatttcattgAATAGAAGCGGATAAGTGTTGTCACTTTGACGAGGCAATTGCCGTTATTTATTTCCGATGCTTGCCGTTATTCGCAATATTGAAGCGCTCcttattctatattctattatatctcACCTATGTAGGATAATCTTCATAACTGCTCTTGTCTCATGATAGAAGCATGGATCCATTGGATATCCTGGGTTTCACGAATGCTGTACTTCTTCTACCGAGCACAAACTTGCAGTATTAATATCCATCGTAGTAGGTTAAGGAATCAAAGAGGTGGTACTATCCTGCTGCCAGTAGACTCACTTCTATTCCCTAATTACTGAATAATAATCCCAACTAGACGGTTAAACTAGCGAGGTTGTGGTCTAGCGGCTGAACATTAAACTTAAAAGCATAAAGCTGTTCGCAAGAGACCTTCCTTTCACACAAAAAAACACTGGAGTGCACACGACATGGTatcatctcttttttttaacGCACATTCGTAAAGTAAATTGCCTTTGAAATCTCTCTTGTAGATCCACTATGATCCTTCTTACGCTCAATATACTATTTCCTTGTACATAACATAGATATGTGTCGCTCGGGGGATTAGTGAATAATTTTCAACCACCAAATGACCAACCCATAAGTTAGACCAACAGAAAAGCTAACCGTAGGCTCTTGAGTTGAGTTCTGATGCCAGTATAGTCGTTGAACTGagtattattaattatatgtAATAGAACAATATAGATACCAGAGAATGTTTTCATAATGCTCTGGGACAATAGCCAGGTTTTTCTTTTATCCGAAAGTCTTCATTGGGAAGATAAACGTcgatgaaatgaagataccGCGGTTCAAGGACGAGCTTGTTAGAGAAGGCGGGACTAATATGCGTCAAGATGGCAAAACCAGGTAATTTCTAGTAAGCTTAATGATCTGTAAATTGGATATCTGTTAGATCCAAGAGGCGTGTTGGCACGCGAAATAAATCACTAAAAGCTTGAGAGATATGCCGGTCTTTTCACAAGTCCTCGTTTTCATTGTCACATGAAGAATCTCGACCTGCATATATTCATCGCAACTAACAAGACACACTATATATGTATCCCCTTATCTTATGACAGCGACAACACGGGAAGTTACTTCCGACGAATTTTCACTATCAGACATCCTCTTTTCCTTGAAAGCACGAATGCCACTCCACACCCTCAAACCCACGTACCTCATCCCCAAAACCAGATACAGTCTCGCTCTTTCCACTCGGCCCACCAATCCTGCTGGTGTTGATCGTGGTATCTTTCCACTGCGctcaatctcaaatcgaGCAAGAAGAATCCCTAATAAGCACCAGCCGCAGAACCAAAACCATCCGATCAAGCGAGGTCGAAAAACCAGCTCGGGAATGTTCGGAATCCACATGAAGGATACGAACTAACTGTACGGGGGTTCTCAGCATCATTGAAAGATCCAATGACGTAGCATGCCGAAGTGAATGTAAGCGCCATTCAATAAGTAAGTGATCTTCTAGCATAAATAGATTGCCAAAGAAAACCGCCCCGCCCGCGGTCTGAACAAACGGCCGCGAGACATCAATCTACGCGTGACACTTTGGGACTGCGAAAACGCATATCCAAGTAAATAGCATATATAGTGAGCCAACCCTAAGGGGTTCGAAAGCATATACATCACAGCAGCAACAAGTCACCCTACAACAAGGACACTGCAGCTATGTACCATATTTCAAGATGGAAAGCGGAAAGCGACGCACGTAATCAGTCTAGTTCGTTCAACCGCGCCACGAAAGTCAGAGAAAGACCAGAAGAATACGAAATTCGAACTCTCAGTCCTAATCCGATCACTAGATGTTATTCCACAAACATCATTATCACTGTCCCTTTGCAACGCCATATTGAATCGCACATCCCATTTCGTCTGCAGTATGTTTCGGGATATCCGATGATTATTCTCGTTGTTGtcgttattattattataccAAACATGCAAATCACAGAAACCCAGCAGCACCACGCTGGATCTATCTCTCGACTgccgaaatcaaaatcactaCTTTCTTCTCGTTCAACTACAGATCCTCTCAATGTCTCTATAGTATCTTTGCTCACGCTTCGAAAGCTGCCCTCGCCAGAATCGCACAAATGCGCAAACATCCACATACACCCTCTACACagcaaacaaaacaaatacaTCCAACACCCCAATTGGAACAAATAGTAGCGAATGGAGCATGCATCCAGCAATCCCAtatttctattcttcttccttccaaaaAAGGgtgcatgtatatagtacAGTCATGACTTCCAGGGTgcacacgcacacgcacacgcaACCGGAAACGAAAATTTAATCATGCAAGGAAGCGGGTACTGCGATTCCGAGGATAGTATGTAAGTGAATAAATAGAATTCAGCTGTCAAAGGATCAACGCCTTTCCTTGAAGACCTTCAAGAATCTCCAAGCAGAAAACCCACCCCAAAATCTGATTGATTCACAAGGAGCGAAAACCGGATACGATATTCAGGATTATCTTTTGGTGCTAGAAGGAAAGATATCCTGACTACGACATTGACGCTGGGGAATCTCAGTTTACTTGGGTATTTTTCAGGATGCTCATTGAGCCGATGCCCTGATTATCGTACCATCTCGGTTGGCTAGTAGTTTCAACCGCTGTCGTTATCCGAAGTCTTTGTCACTTCTATTTCATTGCCTCTTTCACTTGAATGAGGGATGATGAAACCTGAACTTCTCGGGTACTTCTTCGTGAATATTGTATTCTTCTACTCGGCCTCGATGTATATAAAGTAGGTATGCGAATCAGCACTGTATAGAACATTCGTTAACATATTATGAAACATTGGAGCaaagtaattaaattgattaattctcAGGCGTAGCCTTCATATGGAAGGGTATAAAATCACGAAAATATCCACTGAAGCCATGGTATCATCCTAACCTATCCATTCCTGGAACTGTATAACGCCGCATCATCCTTAGTATCATCgtaaatcatcatcatcataacaCCGATTCTTTCACTTCCCCAGAAGATCATCTCTCCAGATGAGAAAGTAAAAGATCAATCGTCAAAATCTACCAATGTTTCATAACTAGAATCTGCTCCTGATAAGCCATCAAAACATTCCACGTCTCCTTACGCTTCATTCCCTCCTTGGCCCAAATATCTTCCAAAGCAGTCGTTCCATTAAAGTACTTTACGAACTTTGGCCACAATGTTTTTGCCTTTGGGTCAGTCCAACGCTTACCAATAGCTGCAATGTACAATGTCTCTACATGGCTAGCCTTGTGGGGATCGACAATGGCATAGGAGGAAATGTATTTCAAATGCTCTGCGTTGTTCAAAGAAGGATGCTCGGTAGCTTCTGGCACGGGCATTTTCTTGAATTCGTCTTCGGCGGCTTTAGCTTCTGCAACTGTCTTAGCGGCGAGTCTTTCAAGGCG
The sequence above is drawn from the Botrytis cinerea B05.10 chromosome 11, complete sequence genome and encodes:
- the Bcgst17 gene encoding Bcgst17; the encoded protein is MDQVNSGLHQQIPTTYRQLQPQAEQALQHGQPHLHHHTLTSQAGLDLSGLVQDDNNSVYHPDLRSLQDPNAGHPIAHQYPSPIPFERNNGHPQMHVQNPGIQNTGLQNSIQNNGSPHTPQQQHPGPGQFGILTAGPSLHHNPIGRLQQGLPQDLQQDDNLFGTPDETDQKSIGHHSHKIVPNPPDLAAWREKLFNVNEMITLSEEEYNTYFPHVDNVYSHRSTQKYKRKPFVSHYWDCRLKGRPPGTAKSDDPNKKKRKRTARERDLCDVKIKITEYFPGAMLRADFQPDGGASADPSQANNFFAQAGPHQQQFALPLNNINIPPNHPGATGQRYYEIQRVNGNGGNGKGDGVAGPHKHDLARSDEIKKNSILRFLQKREKEDKKTQKTYHKRASGLALSTVKKHTKENDLKLFGSCFCPFVQRVWIALEAKGIQYQYIEVDPYKKPQSLLEVNPRGLVPAIRHGDWGCGESTVLMEYIEDLQTGPPLFPQDARAKAHSRLWADHMDRKIVPTFYALLQSQNYEKQEELTAKLRDEISQIVDVCDPQGPFFLGPTLTYTDVHFAPWILRCRRVLKHYRDWQDPQPGSRWAIWFDAIENNEFVKATTSADELYIDSYERYAMNRPGTSELADAVNGGFNLP